A genomic region of Fodinisporobacter ferrooxydans contains the following coding sequences:
- a CDS encoding glycosyltransferase family 2 protein has translation MSMLQSIFDGAFLTLQGGIAAIGAYQVVLSAFGLYRKKEVIQYAPQKRFAVLIAAHNEEQVVGYLIDNLKQMDYPKELYDIYVICDNCSDGTAKVSREHGAIACERFDEEKKGKGYGIEWMLERLWEGEKEYDAVVMFDADNLAAPNFLTEMNEKLCQGKKVMQGYLDIKNPYDSWVSISMAISYWFTNRMWQLARYNMGLSCALGGTGLCIDMQLLKEIGWGATSLTEDLEFGVRCVQRGIYPTWVHSAKVFDEKPVSLRASMRQRLRWMQGHFSCASKFMWPLLTKSIKERNLAKLDAALYLFQPMRFLLIFFTSILLLFQVAIPDFWHFTHLSKLLPAWFWIAVNIGMYIQIPYALMLERVSWKAYIGILIFPLFALTWIPVTAKAYVTKNNRVWSHTLHTRAIRVEDLRIRN, from the coding sequence ATGAGTATGTTGCAAAGTATTTTCGATGGCGCTTTTCTGACGCTGCAAGGCGGTATTGCAGCGATCGGTGCATACCAGGTCGTTTTATCCGCATTTGGATTGTACCGCAAGAAAGAAGTGATTCAATACGCGCCACAAAAACGTTTTGCAGTGTTGATTGCGGCACACAATGAAGAACAAGTGGTTGGTTATTTAATTGACAATTTAAAACAGATGGATTACCCGAAAGAACTGTATGACATATATGTAATTTGTGACAATTGTTCGGATGGTACGGCCAAAGTTTCCCGTGAGCATGGAGCGATTGCGTGCGAGCGGTTTGACGAAGAGAAGAAAGGCAAAGGCTATGGCATTGAATGGATGCTGGAGCGGTTATGGGAAGGCGAAAAAGAGTATGATGCCGTGGTTATGTTCGATGCCGACAATCTGGCGGCTCCAAACTTCCTGACCGAGATGAACGAGAAGCTTTGCCAAGGAAAAAAAGTGATGCAGGGGTATCTCGATATAAAAAATCCTTACGATTCCTGGGTGAGTATTTCCATGGCAATATCCTATTGGTTTACCAATCGGATGTGGCAATTGGCAAGGTATAATATGGGCTTGTCTTGTGCGTTGGGTGGTACCGGACTGTGCATTGATATGCAATTGTTGAAAGAAATCGGCTGGGGCGCAACAAGCCTTACAGAAGATTTGGAGTTTGGCGTACGCTGTGTGCAGAGAGGAATTTATCCGACATGGGTGCACTCCGCAAAGGTGTTTGACGAAAAGCCGGTTTCCTTGCGGGCGTCCATGCGTCAACGATTGCGTTGGATGCAAGGACATTTTAGCTGTGCAAGCAAATTCATGTGGCCTTTGCTCACAAAGAGTATCAAAGAACGCAATTTGGCAAAATTGGACGCTGCGCTGTATTTGTTCCAGCCGATGCGATTTCTTCTGATATTCTTTACGTCCATATTGCTGTTATTTCAAGTGGCAATCCCGGATTTCTGGCACTTTACGCATTTATCGAAGCTTTTGCCCGCTTGGTTCTGGATTGCAGTAAATATTGGCATGTATATCCAAATTCCATATGCGTTAATGTTGGAGCGAGTCAGTTGGAAAGCATATATCGGGATATTGATTTTCCCGTTGTTTGCATTAACCTGGATACCGGTAACGGCAAAAGCGTATGTTACAAAAAACAACAGGGTTTGGAGTCATACGCTTCATACAAGAGCGATTCGTGTAGAAGATTTGCGAATTCGCAATTAA
- a CDS encoding HD domain-containing protein, with product MSGSFMEEKVFKDPVHDYLYVKDRFIWDLINTKAMQRLRFIKQLGTSYLTFHGAEHSRFAHSLGTYDTMRQVISHFKRNHGWNPDERLEKLALSAALLHDIGHGPFSHTFERCFRCHHESWTARILLEDAELQQIFSQMDDAFAFDVVRVLRKESEYPILHQLISSQLDVDRMDYLLRDATATGVIYGKFELERLIRVMRPAENMVVVKASGIHTVEQYLLARYFMYSQVYQHKVTIGADVLIEKILQRATDCYQNQVLSYIPAELVWLFADQVAEMPVDEYMQLDDVMLLSIVRRWAKEEDPILRDLSDRLLTRRLFKSISYKNISHEQMCEFMESFQKLGIDPASYLEFRQTTTDGYLYRQGIYCCDENNHCQDIAEISPVIRSLTPRTENRMYYPKDLLVERSEGEKLLTRILKLEA from the coding sequence ATGTCGGGATCATTCATGGAAGAGAAAGTGTTTAAAGACCCTGTGCATGATTATTTATATGTCAAAGATCGATTTATATGGGATTTAATCAATACGAAAGCAATGCAGCGATTGCGATTTATCAAACAACTGGGTACGTCCTATCTTACATTTCACGGTGCCGAACATAGCCGGTTTGCTCATTCTTTAGGCACCTATGACACCATGCGCCAAGTGATTTCCCACTTCAAGCGCAATCATGGCTGGAATCCGGATGAGCGTTTGGAGAAACTTGCATTATCTGCGGCGTTATTGCATGATATTGGACATGGGCCGTTTTCCCATACATTTGAACGTTGTTTCCGCTGTCACCATGAATCCTGGACAGCGCGGATTCTTTTGGAAGATGCGGAATTGCAACAGATTTTTTCACAAATGGACGATGCATTTGCCTTCGATGTGGTACGGGTGTTGCGAAAAGAGTCGGAGTATCCGATCCTGCATCAACTGATATCCAGCCAATTGGACGTGGATCGAATGGATTATCTGCTAAGGGATGCGACAGCAACGGGAGTGATATACGGGAAATTCGAACTGGAACGTTTGATTCGGGTGATGCGTCCCGCAGAGAATATGGTCGTTGTGAAAGCAAGCGGCATACATACGGTCGAGCAATATTTATTGGCTCGTTATTTTATGTACTCACAAGTGTATCAGCACAAAGTTACAATTGGTGCGGACGTATTGATCGAAAAAATTTTGCAGCGTGCGACAGATTGCTATCAAAATCAGGTGCTTTCCTACATACCGGCGGAATTGGTGTGGCTTTTTGCCGATCAAGTAGCGGAGATGCCAGTGGATGAATATATGCAGTTGGATGATGTCATGCTTCTTTCCATCGTTCGGCGTTGGGCAAAAGAAGAAGATCCGATTTTGCGCGATCTTTCCGATCGCTTGTTGACCCGCAGGTTATTCAAGTCCATTTCTTATAAAAACATTTCACATGAACAAATGTGTGAATTTATGGAATCCTTTCAAAAGTTGGGGATTGATCCGGCATCCTATCTGGAATTTCGGCAAACAACGACAGATGGATATTTATATCGGCAAGGAATTTATTGCTGCGATGAAAACAATCATTGTCAGGATATTGCCGAAATTTCTCCGGTCATTCGATCTTTGACGCCTCGCACAGAAAATCGAATGTACTATCCCAAGGATCTATTGGTGGAACGTTCGGAAGGAGAAAAGCTGCTGACGAGAATTCTTAAATTGGAGGCATAA
- a CDS encoding HesB/IscA family protein: MITLTPAASEKVKELLAQKDEAFALRVFIKSGGCSGFSYGMALDMKKDEDILEEQHGVKVVLDPQSAPFLSGAEIDFVDDITGTGFKIHNPNAVSTCGCGSSFHTKDDAGQPGACS, encoded by the coding sequence ATGATCACATTAACTCCTGCTGCAAGTGAGAAAGTTAAAGAGCTTTTGGCGCAAAAAGACGAAGCGTTTGCGTTGCGAGTATTTATCAAATCCGGCGGCTGCAGCGGTTTTAGCTATGGAATGGCTCTTGATATGAAAAAAGACGAAGATATATTGGAAGAGCAGCATGGTGTAAAAGTTGTATTGGATCCGCAAAGTGCTCCTTTTTTGTCGGGTGCCGAAATAGATTTTGTCGACGATATCACAGGTACGGGTTTTAAAATCCATAATCCGAACGCTGTATCGACATGCGGTTGCGGCTCCAGTTTCCATACAAAAGATGATGCGGGACAACCGGGCGCTTGCAGCTAG
- the bcp gene encoding thioredoxin-dependent thiol peroxidase, producing MMLEAGQAVPNFELPGSNGEKVQLTDFMGKYVILYFYPKDMTPGCTTEACDFRDFHTDFKELNAVILGISPDPLERHKKFIEKYDLPFLLLSDEDHKVSELYEVWKLKKNYGKEYMGIERSTFLIDEDGKLIQQWRKVRVNGHVEEALQLIKETIGTERH from the coding sequence ATGATGTTAGAAGCGGGACAAGCAGTGCCCAATTTTGAGCTCCCTGGAAGTAATGGTGAAAAAGTTCAATTGACTGATTTCATGGGGAAGTATGTTATACTTTACTTTTATCCAAAAGATATGACTCCTGGATGTACTACGGAGGCGTGTGATTTCCGCGATTTCCACACAGATTTCAAGGAACTAAATGCGGTAATTCTAGGAATTAGTCCAGATCCCTTGGAACGGCATAAAAAATTTATAGAAAAATACGACTTGCCGTTTTTGCTTCTTTCCGATGAGGATCATAAGGTTTCAGAATTGTATGAGGTTTGGAAGTTGAAAAAGAACTACGGAAAAGAATATATGGGCATAGAACGATCCACATTTCTTATCGATGAGGATGGAAAGCTGATTCAGCAGTGGAGAAAGGTGCGCGTAAACGGGCATGTGGAAGAGGCTTTACAATTGATAAAGGAAACAATCGGTACCGAAAGACATTGA
- a CDS encoding glycosyltransferase family 4 protein, giving the protein MKRILHVLRAARGGMANHVQMLVTGTGTSGFRHYLACPVAFAPTSLLESAADVFQLSIADGLSPYADFKAQQQLAHLLRMQEFDVIHFHGYKALHIGSKLLKDLLYQPKSICTIHNFLSKKQLAWWRLAHAFGFLDLNQIGQFVTVSEELKKHFVESNAAFCRNLTVQVIQNGIPTDQLYVDRRISRRIFQLPQDAFVIGTIARLNSDKGIDVLVSAMAEIERRIPCAYLVVIGDGPEMKRLQSLAKRLQIFNIRWLGYLKDADQLMKGFDVYVQPSRREGFGMTVLEAMRAKVPVIASKVGGLQEIIENQVSGVFVYPERADEIVQRIFDLYRDSWYRSELGQSGHERMQEHFSQQIMLEQWLQMYSSYPKHPAAQMELSGPDAIPTHL; this is encoded by the coding sequence ATGAAACGAATTTTACATGTGTTACGAGCCGCCCGAGGCGGGATGGCTAACCATGTTCAAATGTTGGTGACAGGAACCGGGACAAGCGGATTTCGACATTATCTGGCCTGTCCGGTTGCTTTCGCGCCAACATCGTTATTGGAATCAGCGGCAGATGTGTTTCAACTGTCAATTGCGGACGGACTCTCACCCTATGCCGATTTCAAAGCACAACAACAACTTGCACATCTCTTGCGCATGCAGGAATTCGATGTGATCCATTTTCATGGATATAAGGCGCTGCATATTGGTTCAAAGCTGCTGAAAGATTTATTGTATCAACCGAAATCCATTTGTACGATTCATAATTTTCTCTCCAAAAAACAATTGGCTTGGTGGCGTTTGGCACATGCCTTTGGATTTCTTGATCTGAATCAAATCGGACAGTTTGTCACTGTATCAGAAGAGTTAAAAAAGCATTTTGTGGAGTCGAATGCAGCCTTTTGCCGAAATTTAACGGTACAAGTCATTCAAAACGGAATCCCGACAGATCAACTGTATGTGGATCGCCGAATTTCCCGAAGGATCTTTCAATTGCCGCAAGATGCGTTTGTCATTGGCACAATTGCCAGATTGAATTCCGACAAAGGAATCGATGTGCTCGTATCGGCTATGGCAGAAATCGAAAGGCGCATCCCTTGCGCGTACTTGGTCGTAATTGGCGATGGACCGGAAATGAAGCGTCTCCAATCACTGGCAAAGCGCTTGCAAATTTTCAATATTCGCTGGCTTGGATACCTGAAAGATGCCGATCAATTGATGAAAGGCTTTGACGTCTATGTGCAGCCTTCCAGAAGAGAGGGGTTTGGCATGACTGTACTGGAAGCGATGCGGGCAAAAGTACCGGTGATTGCAAGCAAGGTAGGAGGTCTGCAGGAAATCATTGAAAATCAGGTATCAGGAGTTTTCGTATATCCTGAGAGAGCAGATGAGATTGTGCAGCGGATATTTGATTTATATCGGGATTCCTGGTATCGAAGCGAGTTGGGACAATCCGGTCATGAACGGATGCAAGAGCATTTTAGCCAGCAAATCATGCTGGAACAATGGCTGCAAATGTATAGCAGTTATCCAAAACATCCTGCAGCACAGATGGAGTTGAGTGGTCCGGATGCGATTCCGACACATTTGTAG
- a CDS encoding aminotransferase class I/II-fold pyridoxal phosphate-dependent enzyme has translation MPDQTRTPLFSALVEHAKREPIQFHIPGHKKGSGMAQEFRDYIGPNAFAIDLINIAPLDDLHSPKGIIKEAQDLAALAFGADHTFFSVQGTSGAIMTMVMSVCGPGDKIIVPRNVHKSVLTAIILSGAHPVFIHPEVDPNIGIAHGVSVEMVRQMLEWHPDAKAVLVINPTYFGVSADLQGIVEVAHRHKIPVLVDEAHGVHIHFHEDLAVSAMQAGADMAATSVHKLGGSMTQSSVLNVREGFVNPAHVQSVLSMLTTTSTSYLLLASLDVARKALATNGRGMIAEAIRLAKWAREEINQIPGLYCFGEEILHSSATFALDPTKLTITVKDLGVTGYEVEKLLREQYNIEVEMSDLYNILCIVSVGDTEDTVQALLHGLQQLAQTFRDHTGTHHVDVKIPTMPLLAMLPREAFYSVTEVVRLEQAVGRTIAEFIHVYPPGIPVLQPGEIVTQDAVDYIREHLDAGLPVQGPDDPDIEFVKVVVK, from the coding sequence ATGCCCGATCAAACACGCACCCCATTATTTTCGGCTCTCGTGGAGCATGCCAAACGGGAACCGATTCAATTTCATATTCCCGGACATAAGAAAGGTTCGGGAATGGCTCAAGAATTTCGCGATTACATAGGACCGAACGCTTTTGCGATCGATTTGATAAATATTGCACCATTAGATGATTTGCATAGTCCCAAAGGCATTATCAAAGAAGCGCAAGATCTGGCGGCATTGGCTTTTGGAGCGGATCATACGTTTTTTTCTGTCCAAGGTACAAGCGGCGCCATTATGACAATGGTCATGTCTGTATGCGGCCCTGGCGATAAAATCATCGTCCCCCGCAATGTTCATAAATCCGTTTTAACGGCTATTATTTTGTCTGGCGCTCACCCGGTATTTATTCATCCGGAAGTCGATCCGAACATCGGCATCGCTCACGGCGTCAGTGTCGAAATGGTCAGGCAAATGCTGGAGTGGCATCCGGATGCAAAAGCCGTCTTGGTGATCAACCCTACCTATTTTGGCGTTTCTGCCGATCTGCAAGGAATTGTAGAAGTGGCGCATCGACACAAGATTCCTGTACTTGTGGATGAAGCGCATGGTGTGCACATCCATTTTCATGAGGATCTGGCTGTTTCTGCCATGCAGGCCGGAGCTGATATGGCTGCTACGAGCGTCCATAAACTTGGCGGATCGATGACGCAGAGTTCTGTTTTAAACGTTCGGGAAGGCTTTGTCAACCCGGCGCACGTGCAATCCGTATTAAGCATGCTGACAACGACGTCGACTTCCTATCTCTTGTTGGCGTCTTTGGATGTGGCGCGAAAGGCATTGGCTACCAACGGTCGAGGGATGATTGCAGAAGCGATTCGCCTCGCGAAATGGGCGCGGGAAGAGATCAACCAAATTCCCGGCCTGTATTGCTTTGGCGAGGAGATTCTGCATTCTTCCGCCACTTTTGCACTTGATCCCACCAAATTGACGATCACTGTGAAAGACTTGGGAGTTACCGGTTATGAGGTAGAAAAGCTGCTGCGGGAACAATATAATATCGAAGTCGAGATGAGCGATTTATATAATATATTGTGCATTGTCTCTGTCGGCGATACGGAAGATACGGTACAAGCGCTGCTGCACGGGTTGCAACAGTTGGCGCAAACGTTCCGCGATCATACAGGCACGCATCATGTGGATGTCAAAATTCCGACCATGCCCCTTTTGGCTATGCTGCCGCGGGAAGCGTTCTATTCGGTAACGGAAGTCGTGCGCCTGGAACAGGCGGTCGGCCGCACGATTGCCGAATTCATACACGTGTATCCGCCGGGAATTCCTGTTTTGCAGCCGGGCGAAATTGTCACACAAGACGCTGTCGATTATATACGGGAACATCTGGATGCCGGGTTGCCGGTTCAAGGACCGGATGATCCGGACATTGAATTTGTAAAAGTGGTTGTCAAATAA
- a CDS encoding YwhD family protein encodes MKKPKRAGECGMEMLNLTGRNKHAAPDHLPTLSSLIIDGEEVFIDNGAIHGKSRVEKGISFSGKEEDAPNGRRVCLVWITLRGTGDAKGYAGLTSCEMRIDDETKTGFKDLAKHVNQMDAAVKGKVDIQSLTKEEKQRLLQFLQTFRPPLWEHASPELKEVLGE; translated from the coding sequence ATGAAGAAACCGAAACGGGCAGGTGAATGTGGTATGGAAATGTTAAATCTTACCGGACGCAACAAACATGCGGCACCGGATCATTTGCCGACATTGTCTTCCTTGATCATCGATGGTGAAGAAGTGTTTATTGATAACGGTGCGATTCACGGGAAAAGCCGCGTGGAAAAGGGAATTTCTTTTTCCGGAAAGGAAGAGGACGCGCCAAACGGACGCAGGGTTTGTCTGGTTTGGATCACGCTGCGAGGTACGGGAGATGCCAAAGGATATGCGGGTCTGACCAGTTGCGAGATGCGCATTGACGATGAGACAAAGACCGGATTTAAGGATCTCGCCAAGCATGTGAATCAGATGGATGCTGCCGTGAAAGGGAAAGTGGATATACAATCGCTCACAAAAGAGGAAAAGCAGCGTTTGCTGCAATTTTTGCAAACCTTTCGCCCGCCGTTGTGGGAGCATGCCAGCCCGGAATTGAAAGAAGTACTGGGCGAGTAA
- a CDS encoding SpoIID/LytB domain-containing protein, which produces MKRLFALILILSLLLPVTYMQKAEAQRDPIGKTPYPTTIRIAVRENNISGTPDPRGRIIYVMNVNFEQYIRDVLPNEWMPSWKQESLKAGALAVKMFAWYHHLHPVKISGYTFDVDNTVNFQVYRENTHQPDTDAAFAAVHSLAYVEKNGDIFELNYRAGYQDNPNWQYRNAQKMAQWGSQYWAEHGKTYLQILQFYYEGRQLVRIPGR; this is translated from the coding sequence ATGAAACGTTTGTTTGCCCTGATTCTTATTTTGTCTTTGCTTCTCCCGGTCACGTATATGCAAAAAGCAGAAGCACAAAGAGACCCGATAGGAAAAACTCCCTATCCGACGACAATTCGAATCGCTGTAAGGGAAAATAATATCAGCGGAACACCGGATCCACGCGGGCGGATCATCTACGTAATGAATGTAAACTTTGAGCAATACATTCGCGATGTATTGCCGAATGAATGGATGCCGTCATGGAAGCAGGAATCCCTGAAAGCAGGGGCGCTGGCAGTTAAGATGTTTGCCTGGTATCACCATTTGCATCCTGTCAAAATCAGCGGGTATACGTTTGATGTGGATAATACCGTAAACTTTCAAGTATACAGGGAAAACACTCATCAGCCGGATACCGATGCAGCATTTGCCGCCGTTCACTCATTGGCTTACGTAGAAAAAAATGGGGATATATTCGAATTGAATTACCGGGCCGGCTATCAAGACAATCCGAACTGGCAGTATCGCAATGCACAAAAAATGGCCCAGTGGGGAAGCCAATATTGGGCAGAGCATGGCAAAACGTATTTGCAGATTTTACAGTTTTATTATGAAGGTCGGCAGCTTGTCCGCATTCCAGGCAGATAA
- a CDS encoding 1,2-dihydroxy-3-keto-5-methylthiopentene dioxygenase: MATIRIRNTNERIEGNERVGDFLGSLGVLYEHWDIEKLPDRLREKCQLSAEEQAEILSVFEPEIQSLAERRGYVKWDMVTLSEATPNLEELLKKFEQVHTHTEDEVRAIAAGNGIFIIKGPEEIGYFDVELTAGDVISVPENTPHFFTLREDKQVVAIRLFIDPAGWVAHPFADPAFQK, from the coding sequence ATGGCAACGATTCGCATCCGCAATACCAATGAACGAATCGAAGGAAATGAACGTGTCGGTGATTTTTTAGGAAGTCTTGGGGTTTTATATGAGCATTGGGATATCGAAAAACTTCCCGATCGCCTCCGCGAAAAATGTCAATTGTCCGCAGAAGAACAGGCAGAAATCTTGTCAGTGTTCGAACCGGAGATCCAATCATTGGCAGAGCGTCGCGGCTATGTAAAATGGGATATGGTAACATTGTCGGAAGCAACACCCAACCTGGAAGAGCTTTTAAAAAAATTTGAGCAAGTGCATACACATACGGAAGATGAAGTACGGGCCATTGCAGCAGGCAATGGCATCTTCATTATCAAAGGACCGGAAGAGATCGGCTATTTTGACGTGGAGTTGACAGCAGGCGATGTCATTTCCGTACCTGAAAATACTCCCCATTTCTTTACGTTGCGGGAAGATAAACAGGTGGTAGCGATCCGTCTGTTTATCGATCCGGCCGGATGGGTGGCGCATCCTTTCGCTGATCCGGCGTTTCAAAAATAA
- the mtnB gene encoding methylthioribulose 1-phosphate dehydratase — MSKTSSMSREYICEELVEIAQRFTRKNWLPATSGNLSIRCSEKDEPLVFGVTASGKDKERLTVHDIVFVDGACQPVETTELRPSAETMIHAKIYEATGCGSVLHVHTVPNNVLSELFFEQGHVFLKDLELIKGLDIWEEGAGIQVPIIENYADIPKLANAIQERLDPRIPGVLIRKHGICAWGKNPFEARRHVEAFEFMFSYYVTYLSCKSEFANASL, encoded by the coding sequence ATGTCAAAAACTTCGAGTATGTCACGAGAGTATATATGCGAGGAACTTGTCGAGATCGCCCAAAGATTTACCAGAAAGAACTGGCTGCCTGCCACAAGCGGCAATTTGTCGATTCGCTGCAGTGAGAAAGATGAACCGTTGGTATTCGGTGTGACGGCAAGCGGGAAAGACAAGGAACGATTGACGGTGCATGATATCGTATTTGTGGATGGCGCTTGCCAGCCGGTCGAAACCACCGAGTTGCGTCCGTCTGCGGAAACGATGATTCATGCGAAAATTTATGAAGCGACCGGATGTGGTTCTGTCTTACACGTACATACCGTTCCGAATAATGTTTTATCCGAGTTGTTTTTTGAGCAAGGGCATGTATTTCTGAAAGATTTGGAATTGATCAAAGGCTTGGATATCTGGGAAGAAGGAGCAGGAATTCAGGTACCGATTATCGAAAATTATGCTGATATTCCAAAATTGGCAAATGCGATACAAGAGCGTTTGGATCCACGCATTCCCGGAGTTTTGATACGCAAACACGGCATTTGCGCCTGGGGCAAAAATCCCTTTGAAGCGCGGCGGCATGTCGAAGCGTTTGAATTCATGTTTTCATATTATGTGACGTATTTGTCCTGTAAAAGTGAATTTGCAAATGCAAGTTTATAG
- a CDS encoding 2-hydroxy-3-keto-5-methylthiopentenyl-1-phosphate phosphatase yields the protein MGLQQSATNQQQINHPQTNSCIQIFCDFDGTITERDMIITLMEKFAPAGWEQLRDGVLNRQIPVQEGVGQMFAMIDTRLRQNMIEYAQEIAKIRPGFSEFIEFVKKQKIEFYVTSGGMDFFVYPILQRWVDPSQIFCNRADWTGDMVRVEWPYACDEQCTGGCGCCKPSLMRKFEHGCKQIVIGDSVTDAKASRLADFVFARSKLIDICQQDGIPYQSYETFFDIMEGLKTITESR from the coding sequence ATGGGACTTCAACAATCGGCCACAAATCAACAGCAAATAAATCATCCGCAAACAAACTCCTGTATCCAGATCTTTTGCGATTTTGACGGGACGATTACGGAGCGGGACATGATTATCACGTTGATGGAAAAGTTTGCTCCTGCAGGTTGGGAGCAGCTCCGCGACGGTGTACTGAATCGGCAAATCCCCGTTCAGGAAGGCGTCGGGCAAATGTTTGCGATGATTGATACCCGGTTGCGGCAGAATATGATCGAATATGCACAAGAGATTGCAAAAATCCGGCCGGGATTTTCCGAGTTTATCGAATTCGTCAAGAAGCAGAAAATCGAATTTTATGTGACGAGCGGTGGAATGGACTTTTTTGTTTATCCGATTTTGCAGCGATGGGTGGATCCGTCGCAGATTTTTTGCAATCGTGCCGACTGGACAGGGGATATGGTTCGTGTGGAGTGGCCGTATGCCTGTGATGAACAATGCACAGGCGGCTGCGGCTGCTGCAAACCTTCTTTAATGCGGAAATTCGAACATGGCTGCAAACAAATTGTGATCGGGGACAGCGTGACAGACGCGAAAGCCTCCCGTCTCGCCGATTTTGTGTTCGCCAGAAGCAAACTGATTGATATTTGCCAACAAGATGGAATTCCGTATCAGTCCTATGAGACGTTTTTTGATATCATGGAAGGGTTGAAAACAATCACAGAATCCAGATAG